DNA sequence from the Marinilongibacter aquaticus genome:
TGGGCCCAGAAGGACAAGAGTTTTGGTCGGTGCAAGACTTTACCGTCATTTCGCCGAAAACCAATTTGCAATACATCTCGGGTTTTACAGATGCCGACGAAAACATCAATCCCGAATTTTACGGCTCCGAAAATAACTTGGATTTCAGTGAAGCCGACGGCATTACTACCGTTCGCATCCGTATCCAATACAAAACATTGGCGGTTTTGGAAATGATGATTGAAAGAGGCTTTAGAGAAGGCTCGGCCATGACATTCGAAAATTTGCAAAATCTACTCAACAGCATTCCGGAAAAATGATTTACGTGTTCAAGACATCGCTCAAAAGCAAAGGACAGTTGCAAAAACTCAAACCTTTGCTCGACAAAGCTCTGCCCCGGTCGAAATGGAATGTTGATTTCGAAGATTGTGACAAGATTTTACGTATCGATAGCCCAGAGAACATTGTTTCAGCGATCGTGAATTTGCTCAAAACCCACAATCTTGTCTGTGAAGAATTGCAGTAATACGGAAGTTAGCCATCCTTTGTTTTTCTTGAAGCCAATCTACTGGCCAAAATACCAATTATGAAAATCTGCGAGGCATGAAAGAGCATGAGCGGCAGCAACAAAATGCCCAAGGGCATAGAAGCCGGAAAGAGTATTTTGGAAAATACAGTGCCGTGCACAAGCGATTTCTTCGTGCCGCAAAACTGGGCTGTGATTTTATCTTCGGTATCGAAACCAAGTTTTCGGGCAGCAAAGCCAATTAAAAAATAAACCAAAAAGAAAAGGACCAA
Encoded proteins:
- a CDS encoding SRPBCC family protein — encoded protein: MKNNLLFDFTADKNTHTVFMKREFDAELNLVWDAFTKQEILDQWGAPAPWKARTKYMDFKVGGRRLYAMVGPEGQEFWSVQDFTVISPKTNLQYISGFTDADENINPEFYGSENNLDFSEADGITTVRIRIQYKTLAVLEMMIERGFREGSAMTFENLQNLLNSIPEK